A genomic stretch from Coffea arabica cultivar ET-39 chromosome 10c, Coffea Arabica ET-39 HiFi, whole genome shotgun sequence includes:
- the LOC140015704 gene encoding deoxyuridine 5'-triphosphate nucleotidohydrolase-like, whose translation MSRTIFLSIIPSPTNFSNFSTKRNPSYFQQIPRLINYPRQPPASLSSFSMAQDMNHQNHSPEVKEPTPKVQKLDRENCSIQQAPPFFLVKRLSDNAILPSRGSPLSAGYDLSSAAETKVPARGKALIPTDLSIAVPQGTYARIAPRSGLTWKNSIDVGAGVIDADYRGPVGVILFNHSDVDFEVKPGDRIAQLIVQKIVTPEVEEVDDLDATVRGSGGFGSTGV comes from the exons ATGTCCAGGACAATCTTCCTCTCTATTATCCCCAGTCCCACCAATTTCTCCAACTTCTCTACCAAGCGAAATCCATCATATTTCCAGCAAATACCCAGATTAATTAATTACCCTCGTCAACCTCCTGCTTCTTTGAGTTCTTTCTCCATGGCCCAAGACATGAATCACCAAAACCATAGCCCTGAAGTCAAAGAACCCACTCCAAAAGTCCAGAAACTCGACCGTGAAAATTGTTCAATCCAACAGGCACCCCCTTTTTTTCTAGTCAAACGGCTGTCTGATAATGCAATCTTGCCCTCTAGGGGTTCTCCCCTTTCCGCTGGCTATGATCTCTCCAG CGCTGCTGAAACAAAGGTGCCGGCCCGAGGCAAGGCTTTGATTCCTACTGATTTGAGCATCGCCGTTCCTCAAGGAACCTACGCCCGTATTG CGCCGCGGTCGGGATTGACGTGGAAGAATTCAATAGATGTTGGGGCTGGAGTGATCGATGCGGACTACAGGGGTCCAGTTGGGGTGATTTTGTTCAACCATTCTGACGTTGATTTCGAAGTCAAGCCCGGTGACAGAATTGCACAGCTGATTGTTCAGAAAATTGTGACTCCGGAGGTGGAGGAGGTCGATGATCTGGATGCAACCGTCAGAGGATCTGGTGGCTTTGGATCTACCGGAGTTTAA
- the LOC113713321 gene encoding deoxyuridine 5'-triphosphate nucleotidohydrolase-like, whose product MVDQIGLSEALKNYMPFLYVRRLSDRATLPKRMFLHSAGHDLFSATDTKVPARGKARISTDLSIDIPPGAYGRIAARSSLAWDHSIEVGGGVVDADKNPVFVILYNHSDVDFVVKVGDRIAQLVIELNATPEVVEVHQP is encoded by the exons ATGGTTGATCAAATCGGCTTATCTGAAGCTCTCAAGAATTACATGCCGTTTCTATACGTACGAAGGCTTTCTGATAGAGCTACGTTGCCTAAAAGAATGTTTCTTCATTCTGCTGGTCATGATCTTTTCAG TGCAACAGATACCAAAGTGCCAGCCAGAGGCAAGGCAAGGATTTCTACAGATTTGAGCATTGACATTCCTCCAGGAGCCTACGGTCGTATTG CTGCACGGTCGAGCCTGGCATGGGATCATTCGATTGAAGTTGGAGGTGGTGTTGTAGATGCTGACAAGAATCCAGTTTTTGTGATCTTGTACAATCATTCTGATGTCGATTTTGTAGTTAAGGTTGGAGACAGAATTGCTCAGCTGGTCATTGAGCTTAATGCAACACCTGAAGTCGTGGAGGTTCATCAGCCCTGA